The proteins below are encoded in one region of Oncorhynchus kisutch isolate 150728-3 linkage group LG14, Okis_V2, whole genome shotgun sequence:
- the LOC109903563 gene encoding protein rapunzel-like: MAEAGQIRKTAAKVLGCVEKVSSFASSIDPLFGIVSSLVGVVRTGLVGEEAHALDKDFQVVHGKLQSISAKNHQCLRQIRVDEVNETFGKYEEYIKHQYTAFSSMVTMVRKDPEGARRHMANFERAYERDKSDLSLDVYYRGVMGTGSVFGRSLLKVYLEHCDGDRRVMEHRCSHLGHLFHIGLIALMAYTAVTEDDEEEVREKWAKRVEDIQAKMQEILSQCKEEEERSPP, from the coding sequence ATGGCTGAGGCCGGGCAAATCAGAAAGACAGCGGCCAAGGTGTTGGGTTGTGTGGAGAAGGTCTCCTCCTTCGCCTCGTCCATCGACCCCCTCTTTGGCATCGTCTCCTCCCTGGTGGGGGTGGTGCGCACAGGCCTGGTGGGCGAGGAGGCGCACGCCCTGGACAAGGACTTCCAGGTGGTACACGGCAAGTTGCAGAGCATCTCAGCGAAAAACCATCAGTGCCTGCGGCAGATCCGTGTAGACGAGGTCAATGAGACGTTCGGCAAGTATGAAGAGTACATCAAGCACCAGTATACCGCCTTCAGCTCCATGGTGACGATGGTGAGGAAGGACCCAGAGGGAGCGCGGCGCCACATGGCCAACTTCGAGCGGGCCTACGAGAGGGACAAGAGTGACCTGAGCCTGGACGTGTACTACCGAGGCGTCATGGGCACCGGGTCGGTGTTTGGAAGGTCCCTGCTGAAGGTGTACCTGGAGCACTGCGACGGAGACCGCAGGGTTATGGAGCACCGGTGCTCTCACTTGGGCCACCTGTTCCACATCGGCCTGATCGCTCTCATGGCCTACACAGCGGTGACGGAGGACGACGAGGAAGAGGTGCGGGAGAAGTGGGCCAAGCGCGTGGAGGACATCCAAGCCAAAATGCAGGAGATTTTGAGCCAGtgcaaagaggaggaggagaggagtccgCCCTAA
- the si:dkey-266f7.9 gene encoding uncharacterized protein si:dkey-266f7.9 has protein sequence MGSATSTSPINMPPHSFTQSVSVSLLLAVLLWLQGCQAEDSHLLGSVPINITEESDMASTKGVPRMGKMLIELMTLLGAVGLSNSAIQRPDYDDTAAPEFLNPSWMADLPDSRPLSEVTMPGTHNTMAIYGGALAECQSWSLASQLRAGVRFLDVRVRHVRGNLTIHHGVSYQRAHFGDVLEGVADFLREYPSEMVLMRLKEEFSETFDIYGAVVGYIHLYADWDLLWHSRLMPTVGQARGKLIVLQDFGGPDLGMRYGSLDIADDWKVPTLLHVAEKWQSVHEHLETAPVGNKAYIFLTYGSGAGIFAYPNAIAQRINARLYDYLMALIGQNRRFGIITMDFPASPLLQMIINFN, from the exons ATGGGATCTGCTACATCAACATCCCCCATCAACATGCCCCCTCACTCGTTCACTCagtccgtctctgtctctctcttgctcgctgtCCTCCTTTGGCTGCAGGGTTGTCAGGCCGAAGACTCACACCTTTTGGGTTCAG TCCCCATTAATATAACTGAAGAATCAGACATGGCAAGCACCAAAGGAGTCCCCAGGATGGGGAAGATGCTTATTGAGCTGATGACCCTACTGGG GGCTGTTGGTTTGAGCAACAGCGCCATCCAGAGGCCTGACTATGATGACACTGCGGCCCCCGAGTTCCTCAACCCCTCCTGGATGGCGGACCTCCCGGACAGCCGCCCGCTGTCCGAGGTCACCATGCCTGGCACCCACAACACCATGGCCATCTACGGTGGCGCCTTGGCCGAGTGCCAGTCCTGGAGCCTGGCGTCACAGTTGCGTGCCGGTGTGCGCTTCCTGGACGTTCGTGTGCGCCATGTGCGTGGCAACCTCACCATCCACCACGGCGTGTCCTACCAGCGGGCGCACTTCGGTGACGTGCTGGAGGGCGTGGCTGACTTCCTACGTGAGTACCCCAGCGAGATGGTGCTGATGCGGCTCAAGGAGGAGTTCAGTGAGACCTTTGACATCTACGGGGCGGTGGTCGGCTACATTCACCTTTACGCCGATTGGGACCTGCTGTGGCACAGTCGGCTCATGCCAACTGTGGGACAGGCCAGAGGGAAGCTCATTGTCCTCCAGGACTTTGGCGGACCTGACCTCGGCATGCGCTACGGCTCCCTGGACATTGCAGATGACTGGAAG GTCCCCACCCTCCTGCATGTGGCTGAGAAATGGCAAAGTGTGCACGAACACCTGGAGACTGCCCCTGTTGGCAACAAGGCCTATATCTTCCTCACCTATGGCAGCGGAGCGGGCATCTTTGCCTACCCCAACGCCATCGCCCAGCGAATCAATGCCCGCCTGTACGACTACCTGATGGCACTGATAGGGCAGAACAGGCGCTTCGGAATCATCACCATGGATTTCCCCGCCTCTCCCCTCCTTCAAATGATCATCAACTTCAACTGA